In one Caballeronia sp. M1242 genomic region, the following are encoded:
- a CDS encoding sarcosine oxidase subunit alpha family protein, producing the protein MSQKDRLATGGRINRAIALTFTFNGKTYQGYQGDTLASALLANGQHFVARSWKYHRPRGIVTAGVEEPNAVVQLEKGAYTVPNARATEVELYQGLVAESVNAKPNIENDRMAINQKIARFIPAGFYYKTFMWPRKLWPKYEEVIRDAAGLGKAPEERDADRYDKCFAHCDVLVVGGGPSGLAAAYAAGLSGARVILVDDQRELGGSLLSCRAEIDGKPALHWVQKIEAELRTMPDVKILSRSTAFGYQDHNLVTVTQRLTDHLPVSMRKGTRELMWKVRAKRVILATGAHERPIVFGNNDLPGVMLASAVSTYLHRYAVLPGRNAVVFANNDDAYQCALDLKAAGAQVTVVDPRPAETKGALPAAARRYGVRVMNNAVVTAAHGKLRVSSVEVASYANGTVGAKQADLPCDLVAMSGGWSPVLHLFAQSGGKAHWHDEKACFVPGKAMQAETSVGACAGDFTLARGIRFGLEAGAEAARAAGHIVARTQPVKVAEIAEAPIMPLWLVGGRELATRGPKQFVDFQNDVSAADIYLAAREGFESVEHVKRYTAMGFGTDQGKLGNINGMAILAQALGKTIPETGTTTFRPNYTPVTFGTFAGRELGEFLDPVRKTAIHEWHVQNGAMFEDVGNWKRPWYYPKGGEDMHAAVARESLAVRQSVGILDASTLGKIDIQGPDAAKLLNWVYTNPWSKLEVGKCRYGLMLDENGMIFDDGVTVRLAEHHYMMTTTTGGAARVLTWLERWLQTEWPDMRVRLASVTDHWATFAVVGPNSRKVLQKVCQDIDFANAAFPFMSYRDGTVAGASARVMRISFSGELAYEVNVPANVGRAVWEAIMEAGAEFDITPYGTETMHVLRAEKGYIIVGQDTDGSMTPFDLGMGGLVAKSKDFIGKRSLTRSDTAKAGRKQFVGLLTDDPSFVLPEGSQIVAGPFQGDTAPMLGHVTSSYYSPVLKRSIALAVVKGGLDKIGETVTIPLASGKQINAKITSSVFYDSEGARQHVE; encoded by the coding sequence ATGAGCCAGAAAGACCGACTCGCAACGGGCGGGCGCATCAATCGCGCCATCGCGCTGACCTTCACGTTCAACGGCAAGACGTATCAAGGCTATCAGGGCGACACGCTCGCGTCCGCGCTGCTCGCCAACGGACAGCACTTCGTCGCGCGTAGCTGGAAGTATCACCGGCCGCGCGGCATCGTGACGGCGGGCGTGGAAGAACCGAATGCGGTCGTGCAACTGGAGAAGGGCGCTTATACGGTGCCGAACGCGCGCGCGACCGAAGTGGAGCTGTATCAGGGACTGGTCGCGGAGAGCGTGAACGCGAAGCCGAACATCGAGAACGATCGCATGGCGATCAATCAGAAGATCGCGCGTTTCATTCCGGCGGGCTTCTACTACAAGACGTTCATGTGGCCGCGCAAGCTGTGGCCCAAGTACGAAGAAGTCATTCGCGATGCAGCCGGTCTCGGCAAGGCGCCCGAAGAACGCGATGCGGACCGCTACGACAAGTGCTTCGCGCATTGCGACGTGCTCGTGGTCGGCGGCGGACCGTCGGGTCTCGCTGCGGCGTATGCGGCGGGCTTGTCCGGCGCGCGCGTGATTCTCGTCGACGATCAGCGCGAACTGGGCGGCTCGCTGCTCTCGTGCCGCGCGGAGATCGACGGCAAACCCGCGCTGCACTGGGTGCAGAAGATCGAGGCCGAACTGCGCACGATGCCGGACGTGAAGATACTTTCACGCAGCACGGCGTTCGGGTATCAGGACCACAATCTCGTGACGGTGACGCAACGCCTGACCGATCACTTGCCCGTGTCGATGCGCAAGGGCACGCGCGAACTGATGTGGAAAGTGCGGGCGAAGCGCGTGATTCTCGCGACGGGCGCGCACGAGCGTCCCATCGTGTTCGGCAACAACGATCTGCCCGGCGTGATGCTGGCGTCCGCGGTATCGACGTATCTGCATCGCTATGCGGTGCTGCCGGGCCGCAACGCAGTGGTGTTCGCCAACAACGACGACGCCTACCAATGCGCGCTCGATCTCAAGGCGGCGGGCGCACAGGTCACGGTTGTCGATCCGCGTCCTGCCGAAACGAAGGGCGCATTGCCCGCAGCCGCGCGACGCTACGGCGTGCGCGTGATGAACAACGCGGTGGTGACGGCAGCGCACGGCAAGCTGCGCGTGTCGTCGGTAGAAGTGGCTTCGTATGCGAACGGCACGGTCGGCGCGAAGCAAGCCGACCTGCCTTGCGATCTCGTCGCGATGTCCGGCGGATGGAGCCCGGTGCTGCATCTCTTCGCGCAATCCGGCGGCAAGGCGCATTGGCACGATGAGAAAGCATGCTTCGTCCCCGGCAAGGCGATGCAGGCGGAGACGAGCGTCGGTGCATGCGCGGGCGACTTCACGCTGGCACGCGGCATTCGCTTCGGTCTCGAAGCGGGCGCGGAAGCGGCGCGCGCAGCGGGACATATCGTGGCGCGGACGCAGCCGGTGAAGGTCGCGGAGATCGCGGAAGCGCCGATCATGCCGCTGTGGCTCGTCGGCGGACGCGAACTCGCGACGCGCGGACCGAAGCAGTTCGTCGATTTCCAGAACGACGTTTCCGCCGCCGACATCTATCTCGCCGCGCGCGAAGGCTTCGAATCGGTGGAGCACGTGAAGCGTTACACGGCGATGGGCTTCGGCACGGATCAGGGCAAGCTCGGCAACATCAACGGCATGGCGATTCTTGCGCAGGCGCTCGGCAAGACCATTCCGGAGACAGGCACCACGACGTTCCGCCCCAACTACACGCCTGTCACGTTCGGCACGTTCGCGGGCCGCGAACTGGGCGAGTTTCTCGATCCCGTGCGCAAGACGGCCATTCACGAATGGCACGTGCAGAACGGCGCGATGTTCGAGGACGTCGGCAACTGGAAGCGCCCGTGGTACTACCCGAAGGGCGGCGAAGACATGCACGCGGCCGTCGCGCGTGAATCGCTCGCGGTGCGTCAGAGCGTCGGCATTCTCGATGCATCGACGCTCGGCAAGATCGACATTCAAGGCCCCGATGCCGCGAAGCTGCTGAACTGGGTCTACACCAACCCGTGGAGCAAGCTGGAAGTGGGCAAATGCCGCTATGGCCTGATGCTCGATGAAAACGGCATGATCTTCGACGACGGCGTGACCGTGCGCCTCGCCGAACATCACTACATGATGACGACGACCACCGGCGGCGCGGCACGCGTGCTCACGTGGCTCGAACGCTGGCTGCAAACCGAATGGCCCGACATGCGCGTGCGGCTCGCATCGGTGACGGACCATTGGGCGACGTTCGCCGTGGTCGGACCGAATAGCCGCAAGGTGCTGCAAAAAGTGTGTCAGGACATCGACTTCGCCAACGCCGCGTTCCCGTTCATGAGCTATCGCGATGGCACGGTGGCGGGTGCATCGGCGCGTGTCATGCGCATCAGCTTCTCGGGCGAACTGGCCTACGAAGTGAACGTGCCGGCGAACGTGGGCCGCGCGGTGTGGGAAGCCATCATGGAAGCGGGCGCGGAATTCGACATCACGCCGTACGGCACTGAAACGATGCACGTGCTGCGCGCGGAGAAGGGCTACATCATCGTCGGGCAAGACACCGATGGCTCGATGACGCCGTTCGACCTCGGCATGGGCGGCCTCGTCGCGAAGTCGAAAGACTTCATCGGCAAGCGCTCGCTCACGCGCTCGGATACCGCGAAGGCGGGACGCAAGCAGTTCGTCGGCTTGCTCACGGACGATCCTTCGTTCGTGCTGCCGGAGGGATCGCAGATCGTCGCGGGTCCGTTCCAGGGCGATACCGCGCCGATGCTCGGCCATGTGACGTCCAGCTATTACAGCCCTGTTTTGAAGCGTTCGATTGCGTTGGCCGTCGTGAAGGGCGGGCTCGACAAGATCGGCGAAACCGTCACGATTCCGCTTGCGAGCGGCAAGCAGATCAACGCGAAAATCACCAGTTCGGTGTTCTACGACAGCGAAGGAGCACGTCAACATGTGGAATGA
- a CDS encoding sarcosine oxidase subunit gamma codes for MWNETKGSSTVVDRMAVGQSSLGPTWQESPLVGADALMKAHHAGASKAFRLTERPFLQLVNVRGDTRDAAFMHAAESVIGCAPPSMPNTIAKGNGYDMLWLGPDEWLVVSEAQHDASRAAPLEARLRDAFAGAFASAVDIGSGYTVLDIDGPRTRDVLSRGCPLDLHPKVFGAGQCAQSHYFKASITLVPLGGDRFEIIVRRSFADYFVKIMLDAAEPLLA; via the coding sequence ATGTGGAATGAAACCAAAGGTTCCTCGACCGTTGTGGATCGCATGGCAGTCGGGCAGAGCAGCCTCGGCCCGACGTGGCAGGAGTCGCCGCTCGTGGGCGCGGATGCGCTGATGAAGGCGCATCATGCGGGCGCGTCGAAGGCGTTTCGCTTGACGGAGCGTCCGTTCCTGCAACTCGTGAACGTGCGCGGCGATACACGCGATGCCGCGTTCATGCACGCGGCGGAAAGCGTGATCGGCTGCGCGCCGCCTTCGATGCCGAACACCATCGCGAAGGGCAACGGCTACGACATGCTGTGGCTCGGGCCGGACGAATGGCTTGTGGTGTCCGAGGCGCAGCACGATGCATCGCGCGCGGCGCCGCTCGAAGCGCGATTGCGCGATGCCTTCGCGGGCGCGTTCGCATCGGCGGTGGATATCGGCAGCGGTTATACGGTGCTCGATATCGACGGTCCTCGCACGCGCGATGTGCTTTCGCGCGGCTGTCCGCTGGATTTGCATCCGAAGGTCTTCGGCGCGGGGCAGTGTGCGCAGAGCCACTACTTCAAGGCGTCGATCACGCTGGTGCCGCTGGGCGGCGATCGCTTCGAAATCATCGTGCGTCGCAGCTTCGCGGATTACTTCGTGAAGATCATGCTCGATGCGGCCGAGCCGCTGCTCGCATGA
- a CDS encoding dihydroneopterin aldolase, with protein MKPYEPLHTGGQGWRVIVDELVVMTRVGLYEHEHRAPQAISIDASLRYRGMPREDELIDYEAWCNRVTVYLQEKTHTRLLETLAVEIAALSFDAWPALDALTLALHKPKIREGTRRLALELDWRRADYDAWRVQQALAVSSA; from the coding sequence ATGAAGCCGTACGAGCCGTTGCATACGGGCGGACAAGGATGGCGCGTGATCGTCGATGAACTCGTCGTGATGACGCGCGTCGGGCTTTATGAGCACGAGCATCGCGCGCCACAGGCTATATCCATCGATGCGAGCCTGCGGTATCGCGGCATGCCTCGCGAAGACGAGCTGATCGATTACGAGGCCTGGTGCAATCGCGTGACGGTGTATCTGCAAGAGAAGACGCATACGCGCTTGCTCGAAACGCTTGCGGTGGAGATTGCCGCGTTATCGTTCGATGCATGGCCGGCGCTCGATGCGCTGACGCTTGCGCTCCACAAGCCGAAGATTCGCGAGGGCACGCGAAGGCTCGCGCTCGAACTCGACTGGCGGCGCGCGGATTACGATGCGTGGCGAGTGCAACAGGCGCTTGCTGTGTCGAGCGCATGA
- the cas6e gene encoding type I-E CRISPR-associated protein Cas6/Cse3/CasE — protein MGGGSARARARRESVCGLSPYSRRNPTAALQATATAGPISAYAEEPRPPSACRPTAWAYLRLPTRRRKRADEKRVRERDAFLVACSQRPEDDDLRREAVYAEWLNEQFRSTGAASVLEARMTRFQLTPVLRRTQAVAGDGTPRQSRSINGPDAVFTGHLRVEEPDAFARLLARGVGRHRAFGFGMLVLKPASIDG, from the coding sequence ATGGGCGGAGGAAGCGCGAGAGCGAGAGCGAGAAGAGAGAGCGTGTGCGGCCTATCTCCGTATTCGCGGAGGAACCCGACCGCTGCACTTCAGGCCACCGCCACCGCAGGACCTATCTCCGCATACGCGGAGGAACCGCGACCGCCATCTGCTTGTCGCCCCACTGCGTGGGCCTATCTCCGGTTACCCACGCGCCGCCGCAAGCGCGCCGACGAGAAAAGAGTCCGCGAACGCGATGCGTTTCTGGTCGCGTGTTCGCAAAGACCCGAAGACGACGATCTGCGACGCGAGGCCGTCTATGCCGAATGGCTGAACGAACAGTTCCGATCGACCGGAGCGGCCAGTGTGCTCGAAGCTCGTATGACGCGGTTCCAGCTCACGCCGGTGCTTCGTCGCACGCAAGCCGTTGCCGGCGACGGCACGCCTCGGCAGTCACGTTCCATCAACGGCCCGGATGCGGTGTTTACCGGACACTTGCGTGTAGAAGAGCCGGATGCTTTCGCTCGGCTGCTTGCGCGCGGCGTCGGACGGCATCGGGCATTTGGGTTCGGCATGTTGGTGCTGAAGCCTGCCTCTATCGACGGTTGA
- a CDS encoding MFS transporter → MSTATQPRASAAARLERLPFSSYHRTIFIIIAVAFFFDSVDLGTMTFVLGSIKTEFGLSTATAGLVASASFFGMVLGAAVAGLLADRFGRRPVFQWSMVLWGVASYLCSTAHSVESLIFYRVLLGIGMGMEFPIAQTLLSEFVPTASRGRVIALMDGFWPLGFIASGVVSYFVLPHFGWRTEFALLAIPAVFVLIVRRVVPESPRWLEHRGRTADADSVLANVEAKVMKATGLRELPAPSLLAEPPVAKGVGAFREIWSAAYRRRTIMVWMLWFFALLGFYGLTSWLGALMQQAGFAVTKSVLYTVLISLGGVPGFLCAAWLVERWGRKPTCIASLVGSGVMAYLYGQTALHAETPTLLICAGLAMQFFLFAMWAALYTYTPELYGTGARATGSGFASAIGRVGSLIGPYVVGVVLPVFGQGGVFSLGAMCFVVAASAVWVLGVETRGVALEKLVSEAEHDEGAKVWASAEN, encoded by the coding sequence ATGTCCACCGCCACACAGCCCCGCGCGAGCGCCGCGGCGCGGCTCGAGCGCCTGCCGTTCTCGAGCTATCACCGCACCATCTTCATCATCATCGCGGTGGCCTTCTTCTTCGATTCCGTCGATCTCGGCACCATGACCTTCGTGCTCGGCTCGATCAAGACCGAGTTCGGCCTCTCGACGGCGACGGCGGGCCTCGTCGCCAGCGCGAGTTTCTTCGGCATGGTGCTGGGCGCGGCCGTCGCGGGCCTGCTTGCCGATCGCTTCGGCCGACGTCCCGTATTCCAGTGGAGCATGGTGCTCTGGGGCGTCGCGTCGTATCTCTGTTCGACGGCGCATTCCGTCGAATCGCTGATCTTCTATCGCGTGCTGCTCGGCATCGGCATGGGAATGGAATTCCCGATCGCGCAGACGCTGTTGTCCGAGTTCGTGCCGACCGCATCGCGCGGTAGAGTCATTGCCCTAATGGATGGCTTCTGGCCGCTCGGGTTCATCGCATCCGGCGTGGTGTCGTACTTCGTGTTGCCGCACTTCGGTTGGCGTACCGAGTTCGCGTTGCTCGCCATTCCCGCTGTTTTCGTGCTGATCGTGCGACGCGTCGTGCCCGAGTCACCGCGTTGGCTCGAACATCGCGGACGCACGGCGGATGCGGACAGCGTGCTCGCGAATGTCGAAGCGAAGGTGATGAAGGCGACCGGCTTGCGCGAGTTGCCGGCGCCCTCGCTGCTCGCCGAGCCGCCGGTCGCGAAAGGCGTCGGCGCATTCCGTGAAATCTGGAGCGCGGCGTACAGGCGTCGGACGATCATGGTTTGGATGCTGTGGTTCTTCGCGCTGCTCGGCTTCTATGGGCTGACGTCATGGCTCGGCGCGCTCATGCAGCAAGCGGGCTTTGCGGTGACGAAGTCCGTGCTCTACACGGTGCTGATCTCGCTTGGCGGCGTGCCGGGCTTCTTGTGCGCGGCATGGCTCGTCGAGCGATGGGGACGCAAGCCGACGTGCATCGCATCGCTCGTCGGCAGTGGCGTGATGGCTTACCTCTACGGACAGACCGCGCTGCACGCCGAAACGCCCACGTTGCTGATCTGCGCCGGACTCGCGATGCAATTTTTCCTCTTCGCGATGTGGGCCGCGCTCTACACCTACACGCCCGAGTTGTACGGAACGGGCGCGCGTGCCACCGGGTCGGGCTTCGCGTCGGCGATCGGGCGCGTGGGGTCGTTGATCGGGCCTTATGTCGTGGGCGTCGTGTTGCCGGTGTTCGGGCAGGGCGGCGTGTTCTCGCTCGGAGCGATGTGCTTCGTGGTGGCGGCCTCGGCGGTCTGGGTGTTGGGCGTGGAGACGCGAGGCGTGGCGCTCGAGAAGCTCGTCTCCGAAGCCGAGCACGATGAAGGCGCGAAGGTCTGGGCTTCGGCGGAGAACTGA